One Saccharomyces kudriavzevii IFO 1802 strain IFO1802 genome assembly, chromosome: 4 genomic region harbors:
- the USO1 gene encoding Uso1p (similar to Saccharomyces cerevisiae USO1 (YDL058W); ancestral locus Anc_4.238), which translates to MDLIQGLIQQPKVQSVDETIPTLCDRVENSTLISDRRSAVLGLKAFSRQYRESVIASGLKPLLNTLKRDYMDEDSVKAILETILILFIRGDGHDDLTRGWISQQSRLQNGKYPSPLVMKQEKEQADQFSLWIADALTQSEDLIHLLVEFWEIDNFHIRLYTIQLLEAVMATRPAKARSALISLPTSISTMVSLLDDVHEPIRDEAILLLMAVVNDSPHVQKLVAFENIFERLFSIIDEEGGLRGSLVVNDCLSLINNILKYNTSNQTLFLETGNLPKLAYLLSEPISQDEGFFWNDQRIININTALDIVSLTVEPGNTVTSQHQNVLLDSSVLMVVLRLAFFHDIPKKVRPIALLTAANMIRGNQYAQLEFSKIDVPYFDPSMPVNSTTNGGPIRLVPVVSILINWMLYANSVHTFDTRVACSRLLKAYLMDNLDIQKDFLFKQVRLCNLPSTATDNEDTKENGISDNANTGNFNEDTDAKDNMGDENFLKASLFEVLLNYDAELNLNPFKLFFTTDIFMFLFQQENKCSVELREITRNVTTGNDLDDEEPLKAIQTISELLTTSLSAADIRIPISYLTFLIYWLFGDLKATNDFLSDKSVIKSLLSFSYQIQDEDVTVKCLVTMLLGVAYEFSSKESPFPRKEYFELISKSLGRDNYASRIKQFKKDSFFSKVNRNEDSILTPQLDETGLPKVYFSTHFIQLFNENMYRLETALSHNPEEEPINKISFEEVEELQKQCSKLKNELGSLQTETEATNGDLTKKLEALSKEHEDLMEKYQSLTSSHLLLKESFSSLEIELGTIKESLNKMTQLRDALETKDKENQALIQECKSTIQKQEEAIEILEKELDNVSSQKKKADDGINKMSKDLFALSREMQAIVEKYKSLQKEKSKDDNNHQKEAKLLKEEIARKTTEIKSLNENLGKTKTQHDDLLKEKEHISKELVECKLRFQSHDILVAKLTEKLKSLANNYRDLQATHESLIASMEEIKKENTMQMSNLESKFDSLSQEKESFQSERELLEENIRKLKETISTLELTKEEAITKFNSSKEDYESQIGLLKEQLETVATENGESVNKISELSHNIDDLKGELETQKNFKDDLEAKLEASKKVLKETQANEQHLKEEKLQLEGEITKIKEQLDNLRDNLKSLEKENKESVAQVEEYKKQISDKEKEYNGKLSELNNEINSVQQKNETICQNNEKLKGEIEEIEKASEDQSNLKGSKIEALNAQIEELEESKQITETKLLDSVKNMKTEMEKMRELQKESDAKMVKINELEEKQEALKHIGIQNLELQKGAEEARKELEDKKTEVNGLLEKITSLNKSNEKTETESTRLKKTYAEEKTILEGQLEKLRNEMQTKIQAFERERKLLNEGSSTITQEYSEKINMLEEKLIKIENENESKSKMIDTSRSELEKATSTCNELLEANRNEMKSMKDKILSYEEKIKEANEKLLSTEQGNEQELNSLRKQLEVVQEAKVKIEGELKEMEEKTTSQTLELERSKEIMRKLESTIVSKEKEIDSSIEFRKEFDKKIEEHKKKAQEEIRNLQEEKANLVAQIVESKKGIEDLQGKLKGEAESGRELEAIQKELTNAHQKIKINVEESALLNSKLKDSERALRDNQEKLEGSKEEKESMSSQLTELKRMLNSAQQRTKKCEEDHETEIKKLQAEKSEFDEKVQQLETKYKQLVTKEEVRRKDEDVIKKTADSQKSEIENLIKELQKFKIENTKLKKANKDRSEIDDLMLLVTDLDEKNSKYRSKLKDLGIEISSDEEEEEEEDGEDGDADEEQLS; encoded by the coding sequence ATGGACCTTATCCAGGGGCTAATACAGCAGCCAAAAGTTCAATCTGTAGATGAAACCATTCCAACATTGTGCGATCGAGTTGAAAACTCCACTTTGATCAGTGATAGAAGATCCGCCGTACTCGGATTGAAGGCGTTCAGCCGTCAGTATAGAGAATCTGTGATTGCATCTGGGCTGAAACCGCTGCTTAATACCTTGAAGCGTGATTATATGGATGAGGATTCAGTGAAGGCGATCTTGGAGAcaattttgattctttttATTAGAGGCGATGGTCATGACGACTTAACTAGAGGCTGGATTTCCCAACAATCGCGATTGCAAAACGGGAAGTATCCCTCACCCCTTGTCATGaaacaggaaaaagaacaagcaGATCAATTCTCACTCTGGATTGCCGATGCTTTGACGCAATCTGAGGACTTGATTCATCTACTTGTTGAATTTTGGGAAATTGACAACTTTCATATCAGGCTATATACAATTCAGTTGTTAGAGGCTGTAATGGCCACGAGACCGGCGAAAGCAAGAAGTGCTTTGATTTCATTGCCAACGAGCATATCGACTATGGTTTCACTTCTAGATGATGTACACGAACCCATTAGAGACGAAGCtattttattattaatgGCGGTAGTGAACGATTCTCCTCATGTACAAAAGTTGGTTGCTTTTGAGAACATTTTCGAAAGGTTGTTTTccattattgatgaagaaggtggTTTAAGAGGCTCTCTTGTCGTTAACGATTGTTTGTCATTAATCAATAATATCCTGAAGTATAATACGTCTAATCAAACTCTATTCTTGGAAACAGGGAACCTGCCTAAATTGGCGTACCTCTTGAGTGAACCAATATCCCAAGACGAGGGATTTTTCTGGAATGACCAAAGAATAATTAATATTAACACGGCTTTAGATATTGTCAGTCTAACAGTGGAACCTGGAAATACTGTGACCTCTCAACACCAGAATGTATTATTAGATTCAAGCGTATTAATGGTTGTGCTGCGTCTTGCGTTCTTTCATGACATCCCAAAAAAAGTTAGACCGATTGCTCTTTTAACTGCTGCAAACATGATTAGAGGTAACCAATATGCGCAGCTAGAATTCAGCAAAATTGATGTTCCATATTTTGATCCTTCAATGCCAGTAAACTCTACCACAAACGGTGGCCCAATCAGATTAGTTCCTGTAGTCAGCATCTTAATCAACTGGATGCTATATGCCAACTCTGTTCATACGTTCGATACAAGAGTTGCATGTTCCAGACTATTAAAGGCTTATCTTATGGATAATTTAGACATTCAAAAAGATTTTCTATTCAAACAAGTTCGGTTATGTAACCTGCCTTCTACAGCAACTGACAATGAGGAtacgaaagaaaatggtatcTCCGACAATGCTAATACAGGAAATTTTAATGAAGATACAGATGCAAAGGATAATATGGGCGATGAAAACTTTCTGAAGGCAAGCTTATTTGAAGTCTTGCTAAACTATGATGCTGAATTAAACCTTAACCCTTTCAAATTATTCTTTACGACAGATATTTTCATGTTTCTATTCCAACAGGAAAATAAATGTAGCGTTGAATTACGTGAAATTACAAGGAATGTTACCACTGGTAATGATCTTGATGACGAAGAACCCCTAAAGGCAATTCAAACAATAAGTGAACTATTGACTACCTCTCTTTCTGCTGCTGACATAAGAATCCCTATCTCTTATTTAACTTTCTTAATATATTGGCTATTTGGTGACTTGAAGGCTACTaatgattttctttcagaTAAATCGGTAATTAAGTCTTTGCTCTCCTTTTCTTATCAAATACAAGATGAAGACGTTACTGTCAAATGCCTTGTAACAATGTTACTAGGTGTGGCATATGagttttcttccaaagaatCTCCATTCCCAAGAAAGGAATATTTTGAGCTCATTTCTAAAAGCTTAGGAAGGGATAATTATGCATCTCGCATcaaacaattcaaaaaggactcatttttctcaaaagtCAACCGTAATGAAGACAGCATACTAACGCCCCAGCTCGATGAAACTGGTTTACCAAAAGTTTATTTCAGCACCCATTTTATACAGTTATTCAACGAAAACATGTACAGGCTTGAAACTGCGCTGTCGCACAATCCTGAGGAGGAACcaatcaataaaatctcatttgaagaagttgaagaacttcaaaagcaatgttcaaaattgaaaaatgaactaGGCTCTTTGCAAACGGAAACAGAAGCAACCAATGGGGAtcttaccaaaaaattggagGCCTTATCTAAAGAACATGAAGACCTAATGGAAAAATACCAATCGCTGACTTCCTCACATTTAttattgaaagaaagcTTTTCTAGTCTGGAAATTGAATTAGGAACTATTAAAGAATCCCTAAATAAGATGACGCAGTTAAGAGATGCACTGGAAACTAAGGATAAAGAGAATCAGGCTCTCATACAAGAGTGCAAGAGTACGattcaaaaacaagagGAGGCCATTGAGATActagaaaaagaacttgATAATGTTTCTtcccaaaagaaaaaggcagATGATGGTATAAACAAAATGAGTAAGGACCTATTCGCCTTGAGCAGGGAAATGCAGGCAATTgtagaaaaatacaaaagtCTACAAAAGGAGAAGAGTAAAGATGACAAcaatcatcaaaaagagGCTAAATTACtaaaggaagaaattgcTAGAAAAACAACTGAAATAAAGTCtttaaatgaaaatttagGAAAAACGAAAACTCAACACGATGATTTgctaaaggaaaaagaacacaTATCGAAGGAGCTTGTTGAGTGCAAATTACGATTTCAAAGCCACGATATTTTGGTCGCAAAACTAACTGAAAAGCTAAAATCTTTAGCAAATAATTATAGAGACTTACAAGCCACCCATGAGTCTTTAATAGCATCaatggaagaaataaaaaaagaaaataccatGCAAATGTCTAATTTGGAAAGCAAATTTGATTCTTTATCGCAGGAGAAGGAAAGTTTTCAAAGCGAGAGAGAGCTtttagaagaaaatattagaAAACTGAAAGAAACCATTTCTACTCTAGAGTTAACAAAAGAGGAAGCTATCACAAAGTTCAACTCTTCAAAAGAGGATTATGAGTCACAAATCGGCCTGTTGAAAGAACAGTTGGAGACTGTGGCCACTGAAAATGGTGAAAGCGTAAATAAAATCTCAGAACTAAGTCACAATATAGATGACTTGAAGGGTGAATTAGAAACTCAAAAGAACTTTAAAGATGACCTCGAAGCAAAACTTGAAGCTTCTAAAAAGGTTTTAAAGGAAACGCAGGCAAATGAGCAGCAtttaaaagaagagaagCTTCAACTCGAAGGAGAGATCACCAAGATAAAAGAGCAACTTGATAATTTGCGCGATAACTTGAAATctttagaaaaagaaaacaaagaatcAGTGGCTCAGGTAGAAGAGTacaagaaacaaatttcagacaaagaaaaagaatataacgGAAAACTCTCAGAACTGAACAATGAGATTAACTCTGTTCAGcagaaaaatgaaacaattTGTCAAAATaacgaaaaattgaaaggcgaaattgaagaaattgagaaagCTTCTGAAGATCAGTCAAATTTGAAAGGGTCCAAAATTGAAGCTTTGAATGCGCAAATCGAAGAGCTCGAAGAAAGTAAGCAAATAACTGAGACCAAGTTATTGGATTCTGTCAAGAACATGAAAACTGAGATGGAGAAAATGAGAGAGCTACAGAAGGAAAGTGATGCTAAAATGGTGAAAATAAACGAGctagaagaaaagcaagaagCTTTAAAACATATAGGCATCCAGAATTTGGAATTGCAAAAGGGGGCAGAAGAGGCCAGAAAGGAATTGGAGGACAAAAAGACTGAGGTAAACGGtttattggaaaaaatcacGAGCTTAAACAAATCTAACGAGAAGACAGAAACTGAGTCAACTCGGTTGAAAAAGACGTAcgctgaagaaaaaaccatCCTGGAAGGACAGTTGGAGAAATTAAGAAACGAAATGCAGACTAAAATTCAGGCCTTTGaaagggaaagaaaattactTAATGAGGGCTCTTCAACAATTACGCAAGAATATTCTGAAAAGATTAACatgttggaagaaaaactaatTAAAATAGAAAATGAGAATGAATCAAAGAGTAAAATGATCGATACAAGCAGGAGTGAATTAGAGAAAGCCACTTCAACCTGCAATGAACTTTTAGAAGCAAATCGTAATGAAATGAAGTCCATGAAAGacaaaattctttcatatgaagaaaagataaaagaagCCAACGAAAAACTGCTATCAACAGAGCAAGGAAATGAGCAGGAGCTGAATAGCCTGAGGAAGCAGCTTGAGGTCGTGCAAGAAGCTAAGGtcaaaattgaaggagAACTAAAGGAAATGGAGGAGAAAACTACCAGCCAAACATTGGAGCTGGAGAGATCTAAAGAAATTATGAGAAAGCTGGAAAGTACTATCGTAAgcaaggaaaaagaaatagacTCCTCGATAGAGTTCAGGAAGGAAtttgacaaaaaaatagaagagcataaaaaaaaagctcaggaagaaattagaaacctgcaagaagaaaaggctaATTTGGTAGCTCAAATTGTGGaatcaaaaaaagggaTTGAAGACTTGCAAGGAAAACTGAAAGGTGAAGCAGAATCTGGCAGAGAATTAGAGGCCATACAGAAAGAATTGACTAATGCCCatcagaaaataaagatcaACGTAGAAGAAAGTGCGCTTTTGAACTCtaaattgaaagattcaGAACGTGCCTTGAGAGACAACCAGGAAAAGCTTGAAGGTagcaaagaagaaaaggaatcaATGAGTTCTCAGTTGACAGAATTAAAGAGAATGTTAAATAGTGCTCAACAGAGGACTAAAAAATGCGAGGAAGATCATGAAACCGAAATTAAGAAACTACAAGCAGAAAAATCTGAATTCgatgaaaaagttcaaCAACTTGAAACTAAATACAAGCAGTTAGTAACCAAAGAGGAAGTTCGgagaaaagatgaagatgttaTAAAGAAAACCGCCGATTCTCAGAAAAGTGAGATTGAAAATTTAATTAAAGAATTGCAGAAATTCAAGATAGAAAACACGAAGTTAAAAAAGGCAAACAAAGATCGTTCCGAAATTGATGACTTGATGCTTTTGGTTACTGATTTGGATGAGAAAAACAGTAAATATCGctcaaaattgaaagacTTGGGCATTGAAATTAGctctgatgaagaagaagaagaagaagaagacggGGAAGATGGGGACGCAGACGAGGAACAGTTAAGTTAA
- the SKDI04G1850 gene encoding uncharacterized protein (similar to Saccharomyces cerevisiae YDL057W; ancestral locus Anc_4.233) gives MEESTVAVQIQDVPPSYIKLDKNEKFVYITSETNGVPHRIAAIISYPERRDLSNVNIEDGKSQRKSNELALLLHGSQSHKNAIYQASLAKSLVQSARWVLRIDFRGQGDSSDNYDPAIGRTLDQDLEDLNTVYQTILDRSLREQLYNTDTISLDVIVAHSRGSLAMFKFCLDLLSKAFPLPSHLINCAGRYDGRGLIERCTRLHPSWEKDGGFWANGARYGEYKDFWIPSSETCSIANVCVPEFSATPPTCSIMSCYGTCDHIVPVSAASQYAELFKGRHSLRFIENADHNYYGIEGDPNVLNLPIRRGRVNYSPLVVDLIMEYLKNT, from the coding sequence atggaagaGAGCACTGTTGCCGTGCAAATACAAGATGTTCCTCCCAGCTATATCAAGTtagataaaaatgaaaaatttgtgTACATTACAAGTGAAACCAACGGTGTTCCTCATCGAATAGCGGCTATAATTTCATACCcagaaagaagagatttGTCGAACGTCAATATAGAAGATGGAAAATCTCAGCGCAAGAGCAATGAGTTGGCATTACTGTTACACGGGAGTCAGTCTCACAAAAACGCTATTTATCAGGCTTCTTTGGCAAAGAGTCTAGTCCAATCTGCACGTTGGGTACTAAGAATCGATTTCAGAGGACAGGGAGATTCGTCAGATAACTACGACCCAGCCATCGGTAGGACACTCGATCAAGATTTAGAGGATCTGAATACGGTTTACCAAACAATACTCGATAGATCTCTCAGAGAACAGTTATACAACACCGACACTATTTCGCTGGATGTGATTGTAGCACATTCTAGAGGTTCACTTGCCATGTTTAAATTCTGTCTAGATTTGCTTTCAAAGGCGTTCCCATTGCCTTCTCATTTGATTAACTGTGCCGGAAGATATGACGGAAGAGGACTTATTGAACGGTGCACAAGGCTGCACCCAAGTTGGGAGAAAGATGGAGGGTTCTGGGCAAATGGTGCACGGTATGGCGAATATAAGGACTTTTGGATCCCATCGAGCGAAACTTGTAGTATCGCCAATGTTTGTGTCCCAGAATTTTCCGCAACACCGCCAACTTGCTCGATCATGTCCTGTTATGGCACCTGCGATCACATAGTGCCAGTTAGCGCAGCCTCGCAGTATGCGGAACTTTTCAAGGGCAGACACTCCTTGAGATTTATCGAGAATGCGGATCACAATTATTACGGTATTGAAGGTGATCCAAATGTGCTGAACCTACCGATAAGAAGGGGCAGGGTCAATTATTCACCATTAGTTGTCGATTTAATCATGGAGTACCTGAAGAATACATAG
- the MBP1 gene encoding transcription factor MBP1 (similar to Saccharomyces cerevisiae MBP1 (YDL056W); ancestral locus Anc_4.232) → MSNQIYSAKYSGVDVYEFIHSTGSIMKRKKDDWVNATHILKAANFAKAKRTRILEKEVLKETHEKVQGGFGKYQGTWVPLNIAKRLAEKFSVYDQLKPLFDFTQTDGSASPPPAPKHHHASKIDRKKALRSVSTSAIMETKKSSKKNEDNQFQNSKLLGNPMTVPKKRGRPVGSTRGGRRKLGVGLQRSQSDMGFPRPAIPNSSISTTQLPSIRSTMGPQSPTLSILEEERHDSRQLQQQQQQQQSNSAQFKEIDLEDGLSSDVEPSQQLQQGFNQGTGFAPQQQSSLIQTQQAESMATSVSSSPSLPTSPGDFAGSNPFEERFPGGGTSPIISMIPRYSVTSRPQTSDINDKVNKYLSKLVDYFISNEMKSNKSLPQALLHPPPHSAPYIDAPIDPELHTAFHWACSMGNLPIAEALYEAGTSIRSTNSQGQTPLMRSSFFHNSYTRRTFPRIFQLLHETVFDVDSQSQTVIHHIVKRKSTTPSAVYYLDVVLSKIKDFSPQYRIELLLNTQDKNGDTALHIASKNGDIVFFNTLVKTGALTTISNKEGLTANQIMNQQYEQMMMQNGANARSDSLNTDLNLHVNTHNSDVKNDVNSMVIMSPISPSDFMTYPSQIATNISRNIPNVVNSMKQMAGIYNDLHEQHDNELKTLQKTLISISKTKEQINLKTLEVLKDSSKNINGEVRSNDDLETLSHSQQQNVENLRGKLTRFRRIIKQKLEYRQTVLLRKLMEDESQADEDSTHVNEVNALEKLKLAQELTKLQFQRRKQLDSLVKKFEDNSKIHKYRRIIREGTEMNIEEVDDSLDVILQTLIANNNKNKGAEPTSTSSAANNNHA, encoded by the coding sequence ATGTCTAACCAAATATACTCAGCGAAATATTCGGGGGTTGATGTTTATGAATTTATTCATTCAACAGGATCTATcatgaagagaaaaaaagatgactGGGTCAATGCCACACACATTTTAAAGGCGGCCAATTTTGCCAAGGctaaaagaacaagaattttGGAGAAGGAAGTGCTCAAGGAAACGCATGAAAAAGTTCAGGGCGGTTTTGGTAAATATCAGGGTACATGGGTCCCGCTCAATATAGCGAAACGACtggctgaaaaattcagtGTCTATGATCAATTAAAACCATTATTTGATTTTACGCAAACCGACGGATCTGCCTCTCCACCTCCAGCTCCAAAACATCACCACGCTTCAAAGATAGACAGGAAAAAGGCCCTTAGAAGTGTTAGTACTTCTGCAATTAtggaaaccaaaaaaagcagcaagaaaaatgaagataatcaatttcaaaacagTAAATTATTGGGAAACCCTATGACTGtgccaaagaaaagaggCAGACCGGTAGGATCTACCAGAGGGGGCAGGAGGAAGTTAGGAGTAGGCTTACAGCGCTCTCAAAGTGATATGGGATTTCCTAGACCAGCCATACCGAATTCTTCGATATCGACAACGCAATTACCCTCTATTAGGTCCACCATGGGACCACAATCACCAACATTAAGTATCctagaagaggaaagacATGATTCTCGACAGctgcagcagcaacaacaacaacagcagaGTAACTCTGCACAGTTCAAAGAAATAGATCTAGAAGATGGTTTGTCCAGCGATGTAGAACCCTCACAACAATTACAACAGGGGTTCAATCAGGGAACTGGGTTTGCACCTCAGCAACAATCCTCCCTGATACAAACACAGCAAGCTGAATCAATGGCTACATCTGTATCGTCATCTCCTTCGTTACCTACATCGCCGGGTGATTTTGCCGGTAGTAATCCATTTGAAGAGCGGTTTCCTGGTGGTGGCACATCTCCTATTATTTCCATGATTCCTCGTTATTCTGTAACGTCAAGACCTCAAACATCGGACATAAATGATAAAGTTAACAAATACCTTTCGAAGCTGGTAGACTATTTCATTTCAAATGAAATGAAGTCAAACAAATCACTACCGCAAGCATTATTGCATCCACCCCCTCACAGCGCTCCTTATATCGATGCTCCCATCGACCCCGAATTGCATACTGCATTCCACTGGGCATGTTCCATGGGAAATCTGCCAATCGCTGAGGCATTGTACGAAGCTGGAACAAGTATTAGGTCGACCAATTCTCAGGGCCAAACACCGTTGATGAGAAGTTCATTCTTCCATAATTCGTACACAAGGAGAACGTTTCctagaatttttcagttacTGCATGAAACTGTCTTTGACGTGGATTCCCAATCTCAAACTGTAATTCATCATATtgtgaaaagaaaatcaacaacaCCCTCTGCGGTTTATTATCTTGATGTTGTGCTATCTAAAATCAAGGATTTTTCCCCGCAGTACAGAATCGAATTATTACTAAACACCCAGGATAAAAACGGTGATACAGCGCTGCACATTGCCTCTAAAAATGGAgatattgttttttttaatacATTAGTAAAGACGGGTGCATTAACTACAATTTCCAATAAGGAAGGATTAACTGCAAATCAAATCATGAATCAACAATACGAACAAATGATGATGCAGAATGGTGCAAACGCACGTTCTGATTCTCTGAATACAGACTTGAACCTTCATGTCAATACGCATAACAGCGATGTCAAGAATGATGTCAACTCAATGGTAATCATGTCTCCCATTTCCCCATCGGATTTCATGACGTATCCGTCTCAAATTGCCACcaatatttcaagaaatattcCTAATGTGGTAAATTCCATGAAACAAATGGCCGGCATATACAACGATCTCCATGAACAACATGACaacgaattgaaaactttgCAGAAGACTTTGATAagtatttcaaaaactaaAGAACAAATAAATTTAAAAACGTTGGAAGTATTGAAGGACAGCAGCAAAAACATAAACGGTGAAGTACGGAGTAATGATGACTTAGAAACCTTATCTCATTCACAGCAGcagaatgttgaaaatttgagaGGAAAACTCACGCGGTTCAGACGGATAATTAAACAAAAACTAGAATACAGACAAACAGTTTTGCTAAGAAAATTGATGGAAGATGAATCTCAGGCAGACGAGGATAGCACGCATGTAAACGAGGTTAATGCATTGGAAAAGCTGAAACTGGCTCAAGAATTGACAAAGTTGCAATTTcagagaagaaaacagTTGGACAGTCTAGTGAAGAAATTCGAAGACAATTCCAAGATTCATAAGTACAGACGGATTATCAGGGAAGGGACAGAAATGAACATCGAAGAAGTCGATGATTCGTTGGATGTAATACTACAAACACTGATAgccaataataataaaaacaagGGCGCGGAACCGACTAGTACGAGCTCAGCCGCGAATAACAATCATGCATAA
- the PSA1 gene encoding mannose-1-phosphate guanylyltransferase (similar to Saccharomyces cerevisiae PSA1 (YDL055C); ancestral locus Anc_4.231), producing MKGLILVGGYGTRLRPLTLTVPKPLVEFGNRPMILHQIEALANAGVTDIVLAVNYRPEVMVETLKKYEKEYGVNITFSMETEPLGTAGPLKLAEEVLKKDNSPFFVLNSDVICEYPFQELADFHKAHGGKGTIVATKVDEPSKYGVIVHDIATPNLIDRFVEKPKEFVGNRINAGLYILNPEVIDLIEMKPTSIEKETFPILVEEKQLYSFDLEGFWMDVGQPKDFLSGTVLYLNSLAKRQPKKLATGANIVGNALIDPTAKISSTAKIGPDVVIGPNVTIGDGVRITRSVVLCNSTIKNHSLVKSTIVGWNSTVGQWCRLEGVTVLGDDVEVKDEIYINGGKVLPHKSISDNVPKEAIIM from the coding sequence atgaaaggTTTAATTTTAGTCGGTGGTTACGGTACCAGATTGAGACCGTTAACTTTGACTGTCCCAAAGCCATTGGTCGAATTCGGTAACAGACCAATGATTCTGCACCAAATTGAGGCCTTGGCCAACGCTGGTGTCACAGACATTGTTCTTGCTGTTAACTACAGACCGGAAGTCATGGTCGAGactttgaagaagtacGAAAAGGAATATGGTGTCAACATCACTTTCTCGATGGAAACGGAACCATTGGGTACTGCAGGTCCATTGAAGTTGGCTGAAGAggttttgaagaaggatAACTCCCCATTCTTCGTCTTGAACTCTGACGTCATTTGCGAATATCCATTCCAAGAATTGGCTGACTTCCACAAGGCTCACGGTGGTAAAGGTACTATTGTCGCCACCAAGGTCGACGAGCCTTCTAAATACGGTGTCATTGTCCATGACATAGCCACTCCAAACTTGATTGACAGATTCGTCGAAAAGCCAAAGGAATTCGTCGGTAACAGAATTAACGCCGGTCTGTACATCCTAAACCCAGAAGTCATTGACTTGATTGAAATGAAGCCAACTtccattgaaaaggaaacttTCCCAATCTTGGTCGAAGAAAAGCAACTATACTCCTTCGACTTGGAAGGTTTCTGGATGGATGTCGGTCAACCAAAGGACTTTTTATCCGGTACTGTTCTTTACTTGAATTCTTTGGCCAAGAGACAACCAAAGAAATTGGCCACTGGCGCCAACATTGTCGGTAACGCCTTGATCGACCCAACCGCCAAGATCTCCTCCACTGCCAAGATCGGTCCAGACGTGGTCATTGGCCCTAATGTCACCATTGGTGACGGTGTCAGAATCACCAGATCTGTTGTTTTATGCAACTCTACCATCAAGAATCACTCCTTAGTCAAATCCACCATCGTCGGCTGGAACTCCACTGTCGGCCAATGGTGTCGTTTGGAAGGTGTCACTGTCTTGGGTGACGACGTTGAAGTCAAGGACGAAATCTACATCAACGGTGGTAAAGTCTTACCTCACAAGTCTATCTCCGATAATGTTCCAAAGGAAGCTATTATTATGTGA